The Methanoplanus sp. FWC-SCC4 genome has a window encoding:
- a CDS encoding DUF5612 domain-containing protein, translating to MTDSEIYAISILSENTQGVLRDVSKVMASHGANIVLAQASVLPLCGDEGRSFIYFEFENVDDLKAISDDLEKLKTIYNVTTYQPLSKIFGKRVIIMGGGAQVAQVALGAVNEADRHNIRGERISVDTIPLVGEKDLATTIEAVCRLPRVSVLVLAGSLMGGSITDSIEIVKAAGIPVISLKMAGSVPSHVDLVVTDPIQAGVFAVMQASNLAVFDINRVRGREF from the coding sequence ATGACAGATTCTGAAATCTATGCTATCAGCATTTTAAGCGAAAACACCCAGGGAGTTTTAAGGGATGTTTCCAAGGTTATGGCATCACATGGTGCGAACATAGTTCTTGCACAGGCTTCTGTTTTGCCTTTATGTGGAGATGAGGGCAGGTCTTTTATTTATTTTGAGTTTGAGAATGTTGATGATTTAAAAGCAATTTCTGATGATCTGGAAAAACTTAAAACCATCTACAATGTTACAACTTACCAGCCTCTTTCCAAGATATTTGGAAAAAGAGTGATAATAATGGGCGGAGGAGCACAGGTTGCACAGGTTGCACTTGGTGCGGTAAATGAAGCAGATCGTCATAACATCCGTGGTGAGAGGATATCGGTGGATACAATACCGCTTGTCGGAGAGAAGGATCTTGCTACAACAATTGAGGCTGTATGCAGACTCCCGAGAGTCTCGGTGCTTGTTTTAGCAGGTTCGCTTATGGGAGGCAGTATTACAGATTCCATTGAAATTGTAAAAGCCGCAGGGATACCTGTAATTTCTTTAAAGATGGCGGGAAGTGTTCCGTCTCATGTTGATCTTGTAGTGACCGATCCTATACAGGCAGGAGTATTTGCTGTAATGCAGGCAAGCAATCTTGCTGTTTTTGATATAAACCGTGTAAGGGGGCGTGAGTTTTGA